The Oryza sativa Japonica Group chromosome 11, ASM3414082v1 DNA window AGATCTAAAAACACCTAAACTCATAAAAACAGTAGTCATCCAGTAAGTGGACATCCAGGAGAATCTCAACTAAACACTGACAGTGACATGTGCTCAAACAGAAAATCTCAAACATATAATATAAAATCCATAATAGTTGATAGATCCCCTTTTCCTCACTCGTATGAGGGCGCCCCCGCAACTACAATGCCCTAATTCAGCGGGCATTCAATCCCCCGGTCACCGACTCGATCCTACCAACTGAAACGTGCTCAATAGAATATCATCCAAGTTCACATTCGAACTGCAATCGTTGGGATCGATTCACCCGGAGAAGAACGAATTCGAACCCCCCACAATGCGGATAACCAAACCGACGAGAAAAGCACGCGCTCTAAGCCAAGCATCATCAccgcaacaacaacaacaacaacactgTAGATTCGAAGCTTAGATTTCACGCAACGCAATGCTGCAGTGCGAAGGCATTGCACGGGACGCGGGGAATCGCGATCGTTGCGGGGGAAGAGGGAGGAGCACTTactgggcggcggcgtcggaggaggaggaggaggaggaggccgaggcgtgTCCGCGTGGGGCAGCACCGAGGAAGGCGCGGGtggggaaggcggcgacggtggcggggtCGAGGCCGGAGggggggaggtggcggtggtggtcgaCGACGTAGACGGAggagaggaagtgggaggaggcggcggggaggcgggcgcggcggcggcggcggtggcggcggaggagggagcaGGCGAGGCGGGTGCAGACGAAGACGATGAAGAGGACGCTGCCGCAGAAGCCGAGCAGCGTCAGCACCATGCTCGTCGACACCCCCGACGCCATCGCGCCCCCCCGAACCtcgtcggcggccggcggcggcggatggggtagcggcgagcggcgagcggcggtgcgGCCCCCTCACGTCACGAGGGGTGGATGGATGGACTCTCGCTggactcctctctcctctcctctctctcgatTTGGGCTCTTGTGTGTTGCGCACTTGCATTTTGGGGCGCGTGGATTccatttctgtttttttttcttttttttcgaaatACAGACACTCACAAGTCACTAGTCACAATACCATATATAAATGTGTATATAATAGGTGATTCCCCACGCTTTGTTACGGGAATTACTAAGTAATTTTTAGTATCTTTTAATAATTaagctaaaagtaaaaaaatatattagctattaacaacaaataaaactcgTTTGTTAAATAAAATTAGTAGACTTTGTATGAGAttgtaaataaaatatgatatcCCACACTTTGATTGTATAGAtgaatatatattaaatattataaaaaataatggatatatatatgttaaaaatattgtgaaaataatgtgaaggatgatgattggatgttgattttaatgaattatagatgatgttgcatgcttATATAAGTTTTGTATGTAATTGTTGCTAGTGGATTGTGAGGTGGTATGTTTGTACGTTGAGCTTTGGAATTAGTGGGTTATAGCTTTAAAGTAAGATAGGATATGTTCTCTTCATCAAAAAAGAATCCAATTTTAAAGATGATTCTGGACATAGTGATTGGGCTTTTTATGTGATGAAGAAAGTATACCATATATGTATGACAGTATGAGTATCTCCAAAAGATTAGATCGATATATCTTTATATTAATAAAGTCATTATGAATGTCTCATATGTCAGTGGATACACCTATCACTGAAAAAATAGCCGTAATTCGTGTCACTTGGGAGTAAGGAGAGAATGGAGATGGTGGATTTTATTTTTCGAGTATGGTTTTTATATAGTAAATTGTATAAAGCTAAAACTGCCGGTATGTTTAACTTTAGCTGGGCTACTGCAACAATACAACAATAGTATATgattttatcataaaactacaattTTATATCTCCAACGTCATTGGGTCCATCTGTCATACGCATATGAGATACTTGTGCTATCCAAATTAGGTTCACATATCATAGACATGTAGGGAATAAAATTGttgttttgttttatattttttgttgttgtttctaGTATTGTGAAGCGCCTAGTTAAAGTATAGTAAAGCGATAGTTTTGATCGAATAGTTTtgtagaatttatttttttatatatatcaaAGTGGAATGGGTTAGATAGAGTTTGGTGCGTGTGAAAAAAAACTAGTCCCTATAAATTATAAGCAGTCTAATTAATTGAATTAAAGACagattatataattttttgaaaACTAGTAATAAGGTAATTAAAGAGTAATTTCACAAAATAATTTGAGACACATGTAGTGCATAATTCCAGATATTATGGTTTGTTTCAAGGAACCCTGgtttaaaaatgtttttaaaaaacttatgttTATCTCAAATACTCATAATTTCATCATTGTATATGATATTTTTAGTAGTATATGTCTGCATTAGTAGGCACAAAATACATATCCCTCCCATGTACTTTAACATTTTCCTCTTACATTGGAAGATTGAAAAAACACAACATAACCCCACTAACAATAACATATTAACTGGTAACTTATACATATAAACATTAATCATATTACCAATAAATGACGCTCGTTAAAATAAGactaacatgtatatatacttaGAAATATCTCATATTATTTTTTCCAATTATTATGCACAAATATATGGGTTAACAAAAAAATGATATAAACTTAAACATAAGGTTTTCTTAAAAATTTTCCCTAAAACCTTGGGGTTTTCAAAACAAATCATAATACATGGGTTTTGTGTTACGAGTGTTCTAAAATCtatgttttgtgaaatttacttttaaCTGTTAAAGGCATACCAGCTTAACTGATAATGCAATTCAACTTCACAGTTCAGAAAAAGGAGTTaagaaatttttaaaaacaattCCAGGAGAAAAGGAACTAGTAATAAGTAGTTAATTCTAGCTTAGCACGTAATGCAATTATTTaccattataaaaattgaagatgtttttctaGTATTTTGGaatgtcatccgtgtttgagtcggattttaagtttgtttgtttttgtaaatacaaaagaagtcgtataagaaatcttttttaaaaaacttgcatgctaacttgagatgaatgccagactcctaattgcagctcatgattttcaaaaaaagaaaaatccaagcgaatttccacagtgaattttaccatatctaaattatataacaataataagattaaaatagcattcgtccgttgcaacgcacaagtattttttctagtaagagaaaaaaaataaagaaaattaatGCAATTCAACTCCCCAATTCAGGAGGAAAAAAATGGAGTCATGAAATTTAATTCCAGCTTAGCAGATAATATGATTCGGGGGGAAAATGGATTTAAGAAAtttcaggaaaaaaatataaatttgttTAAAAACGTTGGAGATGCGGGGTATCGATCCCCGTACCTCTCGCATGCTAAGCGAGCGCTCTACCATCTGAGCTACACCCCCGAAGTGTTTGTGAGATTCAAAACAAAGTTTATAAAAGCAATAATTAACTGTTGAAAGGCCAAAAGTCCATAATATCcattggtgtttggaaaaattacaccgaaggtccctcaacttgtcatcgggataaaaaaaaaaagtactcaaaccgcaaaaccagatatgcggagtcccttaactatataaaaccggtAGCCCGACGTGacgctgagtcagcgtgggacccacgtgggccccacatgtcagcctgtCCACGTCagttcctctctctttcccctcctctcccttcctcttctctctctcactcttctctctgGTGCTGTGGgtaggccggcgccgccggccgacggGTGGGGAGGAGACCGACGGGGCGAGACgggagaggaggtccggcggccggcggcggcggcgacggcgacggcgacgacacgagagcaggggagcaaggcggcggcggcggcgacgacgcggcgccgATGTGCACTTGGTCTCGGTGAAGATTGGGAAGCCGTCGTCCCCGTAGGATTCGTGCCTCCCGACGATGCGCctggcttgccgccgccgcggagatcGTTGGCACCATGAAGTTCTTCGCGGCGCCCGCAGGGCGAGCGGGCTtgggcgccgtcgtcctcgtcgccgcgTCACGCTGCCCGCTGTTCTCCTTCTTCGCGCTACTTGTTCTTCTCCTATTCCAGCCGCACCACCAGCTTGCCGCGTCCCACGTCGCCGTGAACCAGCAGGTGAGCCTTGTgccggatgcggcggcggcgaaggcggccggGGTCGGGAACGGCGCGGTGGTGGACGTGAGCGACGAGGAGTAGGAGGGCAGCGTGTCGAGGTGGATGCTGATAGTGGTGACGACGATGCGGTCgggcggccgggagcggcggcggcgcaacgcCGCGCTCGCCCACGTCGACAAGCACTACTTCTCCGGCGTCGTCCacttcgccgacgccgccggtgtCTACGACGCCCATTTCTTCGACAAGATCCGCCAGACCGAGtcagtactccatccatccatcccattTGGTTTCtcacttccttttttttttgcttgattATTAGTACAATTTCATTTAGGTTGCAAATTGGAATGTGCTAATCCGAATGCTTCTTTCTTCATGTTGATTTCTAACCTCAGAGGTTGAACCTCTCACATTTTTTGCTTGATTATTAGGAGCACTCTTTCGTTTATAGGTTGCCAATTGGAATGTGCTAATCTGAATGCTTCTTGATTGATTCTTCGTGTTGATTTCTAACCTCAAACTCCGGGTCAAGCTGGCCGCGGCCAAGAaccgcctcaccgccgccgacgccttgCTCCCCCGCCGATGCCTTGCTCCCCTCGCTGGCCGCCACGTCGCCGGTTGGGGAAGGACTTGATGGCGACGTCACGGCCGGTGAGGAGGTcgacgccggcctccccgccccCCTTGCTTGCCTACCTCATCCCTCGATGGCGGTCCGCCTCCGTGCCTGTGGCTTCTGCAATGGCGGACGagagcaatggcggcggcgcgtcgccagtcgccagccgccgtcgtcgtgtcgcccgtcgccggccgccgacgccctcgccctctccctcctcgccccacCGAAGGCAGCAACCCACCGACGTCCTCCCCAGCTGCCTACCCAGACaggagaagagtgagagagagaggagaaagggagaggaggggagagagtgATGACGTGgccaactgacatgtggggcccacgtgggtcccacgctgactcagccgccacgtagaccaaaaccggggtcaaaaccaccgagggacctcgggtgaccggttttgtatagttaagggatctCGCATGtatggttttgcggttcgaggacgttttttatcccgatgacaagttgagggaccttcggtgtactttttccttggtGTTTTGGGGCCACAAATTTgcaggatctttcttttgggcTTCTTGTGGTGCCTGTTCTTGTAGTGTTCATTTTCAGCCTATTTTACTACTGGGTTGGGTTCTGCGAGTTCAGAGTTGCTTTGTATTGGGCCTATTACAGCCCCTAACCTCAAGTACAAAATGTCTGAACTACATACCGCTCGGCCATTTGTGTTTTGATCCAACAGTCCAGATTCGTTGCAACAAGAAACGTAAAATAATGGATAGGTTTGGTTTGCTACCGTATCAAATCTTTGGTAAATTTTGGTATGATAAGGTTGCAATGCATATGTTTGGATTACTACCAACATGAAGCCAAAATTTGATGTTACAGAGGAGAAAGTTCTAGATTAGTGCCAACTGTCAAGTTCAATTGAGGCATTACCAAggacctgttcactttgatgtcattttcaaccttactaaattttggtaaagttgtcaaaaaagtggctacatttagtttgctgccaaattttggtaactatataagatatcctgtcaaaattttggtaagttgccaaaattttagcaatgtcaaaatttggtaaggtttttttttttggcaacaaaGTGAACAGACCCCAAATTATTGGCTACAATCCAAACATCCAACATTACTATTCAAGCTACCAATAAATTGGTAGGGCACATTATTTTGGTAGTATCCAAAATGGCCTAATAAATTTTACTACAATGAATAGGTGCTACAGTTATGCATCAACCTGAACCCTTGATTTGCTATCATGTGGTGCTAGTTCAGTTACAGACTGCAACTACACCGGATCCTGATCGGCCATGGAGTGTAACAACCTCCCCCACAAACACTGTAGAAGCATCATCCAACATTGCAGGTATAATTTGCAGCCTCAAACTTGTTACCAGTTGATTCTGCCTGTCTCCTGCGTGGCTTAGCCCAATGCAAGTTGCCCAACATTTTTGTCTTCGATGTCTCAAGACTACTCTCACCGAGACAATCAGACAATAATAGATTGACTTCGATTTAATTGATCCTCTCAGACTTTGTGCGAGGGGTCCTCTGAGGCTTGCATATCGGTCGATGATCGATGAACCTCTGAATTGTAAAACATATGGCCTTGTCTTGAAGAAACCGACCCCATTTCAGAGTATCAGACTATCACACCAACTCCTGAACTGAACCCCCGACACATCCATCCAATCATcattgttttaaaaatatatgataCGCCAATCCTAACATGGGACCTTGAGATTTTTAGAACACTCTGTTTAAAAGAAAAGTAAGAGAAAAAAGGTCTGCAATGGGGAGGAGCTCATCGGCTTTTATCGTTTTCTTGCTGGCTTATCTTCgtaaccaaaatttaaaattgaatcTAACATTAGTTTTTCCATCATATTCAATTTTTCAGCCTTGGTTTTTAAACCATTAAGAATATAAATGTAAAAATTTTTACttataaactattttttttggttgcttTGCTTATGTTTCTATGGTTTATCAATCGTAGCTCAATCGATCATAAAGGACTTTTCTTCGATCATGTTTGAAATAGTTTAAAATTATGATAAATAGCTAGTTggtagctactccctctgtctcataatataagagattttgagattttacttgtactgtttgaccacccgtcttattcaaaaaattttggaattattatttatttttttttttacttactctaaagtactttaagcacaacttttcgttttttatatttgtataatttttttgaataagacgagtggtcaaacagtgtaaataaaaactcaaaatcccttatattatgggacggaggaagtaacttaTAAGAATCTAATATTACTTTTTCCTTACCTGTAAATTTGCCATCTATATTCAATGAATAGGCAAGCTTTGCCtttagttcaaaaaaaaagacttaTAAGAATCTGGAGAAACTGAAAAATGGAAAAACGCAATTTCtgatttttagtttattttctagatttataAACTGCCATTTTTTTAGTCTGCATATTATTACACTGTTTAaatgaattttaaattttgagtgaAGCTGCAGATATCACATGCTTCTCAAGCAAACCCTTCCTTTGGTCCAGTCGGTTGTCCCGGCTACACTTGGACTCACGCCTTCGAATCCATTCCACACCAACCACGCAATGCAG harbors:
- the LOC136353846 gene encoding uncharacterized protein, whose product is MLIVVTTMRSGGRERRRRNAALAHVDKHYFSGVVHFADAAGVYDAHFFDKIRQTDWPRPRTASPPPTPCSPADALLPSLAATSPVGEGLDGDVTAGEEVDAGLPAPLACLPHPSMAVRLRACGFCNGGREQWRRRVASRQPPSSCRPSPAADALALSLLAPPKAATHRRPPQLPTQTGEE